From Methylocystis sp. ATCC 49242, one genomic window encodes:
- the dnaE gene encoding DNA polymerase III subunit alpha: MTKADPGFVHLHVHTAFSLREGALSIGKLIDLAVRDEQPALAVTDTNNLFAALEFSEKAAKAGLQPIAGVQLCVDFGDGKSGGLAGQDERLANLVLLAKTEAGYRNLMRLASRAYLETEQGDAPHVTLAALSADAEELIALTGGPDGALDRAFAAGRPEQARARLDVLERMFNNRLYIEIQRHKLKLELEVEPQLLDIAYRRGLPLVATNEPYFASLGDFEAHDALLCIAEGTVTSVSERRRVSPEHWFKTRADMRALFADLPEATANTVEIARRVSFRPKTRKPIMPRFMRDTPDDRPLNEVEAEELRRQATEGLEARLAAHGPAEGHAREDYFARLDFELSTIEKMGFPGYFLIVSDFIKYAKSKGIPVGPGRGSGAGSLVAYALTITDLDPLRFGLFFERFLNPERVSMPDFDIDFCQTRRGEVIEYVRDRYGADRVAQIITFGSFLARGVLRSVGRVLEMPLGQVDKLAKLVPQNPAKPVTLAEALAGEQKLREAAAEDERVARLFKVAGALEGLYSNASTHAAGVVIGDRPLHEVTPLYRDPKSDMPATQFNMKWVEPAGLIKFDFLGLKTLTVLAMAGDLARRRDPDFDLAKVPLDDPETYAMLGRGETVGVFQLESAGMRKALVEMHADRFEDIIALVALYRPGPMANIPTYCAVKLGDEEADYYHPKIEPILKETFGVIIYQEQVMQIAQVLSGYTLGEADMLRRAMGKKIKAEMDAQRERFVKGAIEREVKADLANFIFDLLAKFADYGFNKSHAAAYALIAYQTAWFKAHYPAEFLAASMTFDKSQTDKLAEFRDEARRLGIAVEPPSIRRSGVDFDVAPGSDGKLAIRYALSAIKGVGEGQAESIVRARGDLPFKSLSDFARRINPREVNKKVLENLAACGAFDELQPDRATAFAAVEPVLAAANRHTEDRKAGQNALFGEAEADDLVLPRVTPWNAAERLQREYDAAGFFLSGHPLDAYAGLLPKLRVSRWSKFVADVKGGATAGRLAAVVLDRAERRTKSGSKMGIVQLSDTTGQYEAILFQEALNQYRDVLEKGAAVLVTLSASVEGEDVRARIVAVEPLANAAARAQKGLRIVVRDQSPLDRIKNKLTGKGEGEVSLLIKRDVAPEEIEIRLPGSYPVNAQVASALRAIPGVVDVEHL, encoded by the coding sequence ATGACCAAAGCCGACCCCGGTTTCGTCCATCTCCATGTCCACACCGCCTTCTCGCTGCGCGAGGGCGCATTATCCATCGGCAAGCTCATAGATCTCGCGGTGCGAGACGAGCAGCCGGCGCTGGCCGTCACTGACACGAACAACCTTTTCGCCGCGCTGGAGTTTTCCGAGAAGGCGGCGAAGGCCGGCCTCCAACCCATCGCCGGCGTGCAGCTTTGCGTCGACTTCGGCGACGGCAAGTCGGGGGGACTCGCGGGACAGGATGAGCGTCTCGCCAATCTCGTGCTCCTCGCCAAGACTGAGGCCGGCTATCGCAATCTGATGCGGCTCGCCTCGCGCGCCTATCTCGAAACCGAGCAAGGCGACGCCCCGCACGTGACTCTCGCCGCGCTCTCCGCGGACGCCGAGGAACTGATCGCGCTCACCGGCGGACCCGACGGCGCGCTCGATCGCGCTTTCGCCGCGGGCCGGCCGGAGCAGGCCCGCGCCCGGCTGGACGTGCTCGAGCGAATGTTCAATAACAGACTTTATATTGAAATTCAAAGACATAAACTTAAACTTGAGCTTGAAGTTGAACCTCAGCTGCTCGACATAGCCTATCGTCGCGGCCTGCCGCTGGTCGCTACCAATGAGCCTTATTTCGCCTCCCTTGGAGACTTCGAGGCGCATGACGCCTTGCTCTGCATCGCCGAGGGCACGGTTACAAGCGTGAGCGAACGCCGCCGCGTGTCGCCGGAGCACTGGTTCAAAACCCGGGCCGACATGCGGGCGCTCTTCGCCGACCTCCCGGAAGCGACCGCCAATACGGTGGAAATCGCCCGCCGCGTCAGCTTCCGGCCAAAGACCCGAAAGCCGATCATGCCGCGTTTCATGCGCGACACGCCCGATGACCGGCCGCTCAACGAGGTGGAGGCGGAAGAGCTTCGACGACAGGCGACGGAGGGCCTCGAAGCGCGCCTTGCCGCGCACGGACCGGCGGAAGGACACGCGCGGGAGGACTATTTCGCCCGACTCGACTTCGAGTTGAGCACCATCGAGAAGATGGGCTTTCCCGGCTACTTCCTGATCGTTTCGGATTTTATCAAATATGCGAAATCAAAAGGAATTCCGGTGGGACCGGGGCGTGGCTCCGGCGCAGGCTCGCTTGTCGCCTACGCCCTGACCATTACGGATCTCGACCCGCTCCGCTTCGGCCTGTTTTTCGAGCGCTTCCTCAACCCCGAGCGCGTGTCGATGCCGGATTTCGACATCGACTTCTGCCAGACGAGGCGCGGGGAAGTCATCGAATATGTCCGCGACCGCTACGGCGCGGACCGGGTCGCTCAGATCATCACCTTCGGCTCCTTCCTTGCGCGCGGGGTGCTCCGTAGCGTCGGCCGCGTGCTTGAGATGCCGCTGGGGCAGGTGGACAAGCTCGCGAAGCTCGTGCCGCAGAACCCCGCGAAGCCCGTGACTCTGGCCGAGGCGCTGGCTGGCGAGCAGAAATTGCGCGAGGCCGCCGCGGAGGATGAGCGCGTCGCGCGGCTCTTCAAGGTCGCGGGAGCGCTCGAGGGCCTTTACTCAAACGCCTCCACTCACGCCGCTGGCGTGGTCATCGGTGACCGGCCGCTCCATGAGGTGACGCCGCTCTACCGTGACCCCAAGTCCGACATGCCGGCGACCCAGTTCAACATGAAGTGGGTTGAACCTGCCGGCCTGATCAAATTCGACTTTCTGGGCCTCAAGACCCTGACCGTGCTCGCCATGGCGGGCGATCTGGCCCGACGCCGCGACCCGGATTTCGATCTCGCCAAGGTGCCGCTCGACGATCCCGAGACATACGCCATGCTCGGGCGCGGCGAGACCGTCGGCGTGTTCCAGCTCGAAAGCGCCGGCATGCGGAAGGCGCTGGTCGAAATGCACGCCGACCGTTTCGAGGACATCATCGCGCTCGTGGCTCTCTACCGGCCGGGCCCGATGGCGAATATCCCCACCTATTGCGCGGTGAAACTCGGGGACGAGGAGGCCGACTACTATCACCCGAAGATCGAGCCCATTCTGAAAGAGACCTTCGGCGTCATCATCTACCAGGAACAGGTGATGCAGATCGCCCAGGTGCTCTCCGGCTATACGCTGGGCGAGGCCGACATGCTGCGTCGCGCCATGGGCAAGAAGATCAAGGCCGAGATGGACGCCCAGCGCGAGCGCTTCGTGAAGGGCGCGATCGAGCGCGAGGTGAAGGCCGATCTCGCCAACTTCATCTTCGACCTGCTGGCGAAGTTCGCCGACTATGGCTTCAACAAGTCGCACGCGGCCGCCTATGCTCTGATCGCCTATCAGACAGCCTGGTTCAAGGCGCATTACCCGGCGGAATTCCTTGCCGCATCAATGACTTTCGACAAGAGCCAGACCGACAAGCTGGCCGAGTTCCGCGACGAGGCGCGGCGTCTGGGGATCGCCGTCGAGCCGCCCTCGATCCGCCGTTCGGGGGTGGACTTCGACGTAGCGCCGGGGTCCGACGGCAAGCTCGCCATCCGATATGCGCTTTCGGCGATCAAGGGCGTCGGGGAGGGGCAGGCCGAGTCGATCGTTCGCGCCCGCGGCGACCTGCCGTTCAAGAGTCTCTCGGACTTCGCCCGCCGGATCAATCCGCGCGAAGTGAACAAGAAGGTGCTCGAGAACCTCGCCGCCTGCGGCGCCTTCGACGAGCTTCAACCCGATCGCGCGACCGCTTTCGCGGCCGTCGAACCGGTGCTGGCCGCAGCCAATCGCCACACCGAAGATCGCAAGGCCGGACAGAACGCGTTGTTCGGCGAGGCGGAGGCTGATGATCTGGTTCTGCCCAGGGTCACTCCCTGGAATGCGGCCGAGAGGCTGCAGCGGGAGTATGACGCGGCGGGCTTCTTCCTGTCTGGTCATCCGCTCGACGCCTATGCCGGTCTCCTACCCAAATTGAGGGTATCGCGATGGTCCAAATTCGTCGCTGACGTGAAGGGCGGGGCGACCGCGGGGCGGCTCGCGGCGGTCGTTCTGGATCGCGCGGAGCGCAGGACGAAGTCCGGCTCCAAGATGGGCATCGTGCAATTGTCGGATACGACTGGCCAGTATGAAGCCATACTTTTTCAGGAGGCGCTCAACCAGTATCGCGACGTGCTGGAGAAGGGCGCGGCGGTGCTGGTGACCCTTTCGGCGAGCGTCGAGGGCGAAGACGTGCGTGCCCGGATCGTCGCGGTCGAGCCTCTGGCCAATGCCGCGGCGCGCGCCCAGAAGGGATTGCGGATAGTCGTAAGAGATCAAAGTCCGTTGGACAGGATTAAAAACAAGCTTACTGGAAAGGGCGAAGGCGAAGTTTCGCTGCTCATCAAGCGCGACGTCGCGCCCGAGGAAATCGAGATCCGCCTCCCGGGAAGCTACCCGGTGAACGCCCAGGTGGCGAGCGCCCTGCGCGCGATCCCCGGCGTTGTCGACGTCGAACACCTTTGA
- a CDS encoding phasin family protein, translating into MVANFESVQQIGKEQFEAVSAAAAAVTKGWQSIAAETTDYSKKSFEKSRLLAEKLISVKKIDEAFQLQTDFAKSAYEDFVAEATKIGELYSSMAKEAFKPMESVTKTFTSAE; encoded by the coding sequence ATGGTCGCCAATTTCGAAAGCGTGCAGCAGATCGGAAAAGAGCAGTTCGAGGCTGTTTCCGCAGCCGCCGCGGCGGTCACCAAAGGCTGGCAGAGCATTGCCGCCGAGACCACGGATTACTCGAAGAAGTCGTTTGAAAAGAGCCGCCTCCTCGCGGAGAAGCTCATCTCTGTGAAGAAGATCGACGAGGCTTTCCAGCTTCAGACCGACTTCGCCAAGAGCGCTTATGAGGATTTCGTCGCCGAGGCTACGAAGATCGGCGAACTCTACTCCTCCATGGCCAAGGAAGCCTTCAAGCCGATGGAGTCGGTGACGAAGACTTTTACCTCCGCGGAGTAA
- a CDS encoding serine hydrolase, with the protein MLKPSLLDRLAQPRSLAAIFTVIMAFVAISAIPAEARRHGYRQHYAYRHTYHHYFAQHRGYARHARSYRIERARYSGGDGGIVGEHRGFAAIVVDGNSGKTLYARNEHELRHPASVTKVMTLYLLFEQLEKGKLRLDSPLMISSHAAAQAPSKLGLRPGETISVENAIKAVVTKSANDIACAIAENIGGDEHTFAQMMTRKAHALGMRNTHYENASGLPDPGQITTAYDLAVLGRAIQDRFPRYYRYFSTHSFAYNGALHRNHNHLLGQVEGMDGIKTGYTRASGFNLLTSVRRGNHHIVAVVMGGATAGGRDRIMAGLIEDNIGGGASIRTAAAITEDSAAEQLAEESPVDRVQERQPERFAEREVERPVDRQVERVAYAEEPSVESDEVASIPEPRVLRRPAAPAPAAQIVPPAPIPGREKAEKIEKAEKPAQVRPAFVSGVQKRVAEESPDKKKSAKNQAKNDIAAIIDGSTTSRVARSREVTVATTTPSAIRSTNSQVAKADPARPSRPGWMIQIGAAENPDKANQLLSRARSQLQGFPVNARAFTEKVQKGNETLYRARFAGLEEQSAESACKALKRSGFSCFTTKN; encoded by the coding sequence ATGTTGAAACCGAGTCTATTGGACCGCCTGGCGCAGCCACGCTCCCTGGCGGCAATCTTCACGGTCATTATGGCCTTCGTGGCGATTTCGGCGATCCCCGCGGAGGCGCGTCGTCATGGCTACCGCCAGCATTACGCCTATCGCCACACCTATCACCATTATTTCGCGCAGCACCGCGGCTATGCGCGTCATGCACGCAGTTATCGCATCGAGCGGGCGCGGTATTCGGGCGGCGACGGCGGAATTGTCGGCGAGCATCGCGGCTTTGCCGCCATCGTGGTCGATGGCAACAGCGGCAAGACGCTCTATGCGCGCAACGAGCACGAGCTCCGACACCCCGCTTCCGTCACCAAGGTGATGACGCTCTATCTGCTTTTCGAGCAACTCGAGAAAGGCAAGCTGCGTCTCGACTCCCCGCTGATGATCTCCTCCCATGCCGCCGCGCAGGCGCCGTCGAAACTCGGCCTGCGGCCCGGCGAGACGATCAGCGTCGAAAACGCCATCAAGGCCGTGGTCACCAAATCCGCCAACGACATCGCCTGCGCGATCGCGGAAAACATCGGCGGCGACGAGCACACATTCGCGCAGATGATGACGCGCAAGGCTCATGCTCTCGGAATGCGCAACACGCATTACGAAAACGCGTCGGGCCTGCCCGATCCCGGCCAGATCACGACCGCTTATGACCTCGCGGTGCTCGGCCGCGCCATTCAGGATCGCTTCCCGCGCTACTACCGCTATTTCTCGACGCACAGCTTCGCCTACAATGGCGCGCTGCACCGCAACCACAACCATCTCCTCGGTCAGGTCGAGGGCATGGACGGCATCAAGACCGGCTATACGCGCGCCTCCGGCTTCAACCTGCTGACATCGGTCCGTCGCGGCAATCATCACATCGTCGCCGTCGTCATGGGCGGCGCCACCGCCGGCGGTCGCGACCGGATCATGGCGGGGCTGATCGAGGACAATATCGGCGGCGGAGCGTCGATCCGCACCGCGGCGGCAATTACCGAGGACTCCGCCGCAGAGCAGCTCGCGGAGGAGTCGCCGGTTGACCGCGTCCAGGAGCGCCAGCCCGAGCGTTTCGCCGAGCGTGAGGTAGAACGCCCGGTCGATCGTCAGGTTGAGCGCGTCGCTTATGCGGAAGAGCCGTCGGTCGAGTCCGACGAGGTCGCGTCCATCCCGGAGCCCCGCGTCCTGCGTCGTCCAGCCGCGCCCGCCCCCGCCGCCCAGATCGTTCCGCCCGCTCCGATCCCCGGCCGTGAGAAGGCCGAGAAGATCGAGAAGGCCGAAAAGCCCGCCCAAGTTCGCCCGGCCTTCGTCTCCGGCGTGCAGAAGCGCGTCGCGGAGGAAAGCCCGGACAAGAAAAAGAGCGCCAAAAACCAGGCCAAGAATGACATAGCCGCCATCATCGACGGCTCCACGACGAGCCGCGTCGCCAGGTCCCGCGAGGTCACGGTAGCGACGACGACGCCCTCCGCGATCCGTTCCACCAACTCGCAGGTCGCCAAGGCCGATCCGGCGCGGCCGTCCCGCCCCGGCTGGATGATCCAGATCGGCGCGGCCGAGAATCCGGACAAAGCCAATCAGCTCCTGTCGCGCGCTCGCAGCCAGTTGCAGGGCTTCCCGGTCAACGCCCGGGCATTCACGGAAAAGGTGCAGAAGGGCAATGAGACGCTCTATCGCGCACGCTTCGCCGGTCTTGAGGAACAGAGCGCCGAATCCGCCTGCAAGGCGCTGAAACGCTCCGGCTTCTCCTGCTTCACCACCAAGAACTAA
- a CDS encoding DnaJ domain-containing protein, whose protein sequence is MPVLLGFFALVLTLVALKAYTKASPAALAQIIRRGGGFALMALGGLLLLRGRLDLGLALGGFGFWLMGFSVPRGLRNAGAGGAGVSRVRSAMIEMELDHSTGAISGVILAGKDEGKRLSSLARPALLELYAICQRDDPDGARLLEAYLDRRFPGWRAAGDANQNAGGFGAGEARARRAGTISEDEAYEILGLKKGAAADEIARAHRDLMKKFHPDLGGTTALAARVNEAKDVLMRRHH, encoded by the coding sequence ATGCCTGTCCTTCTCGGATTTTTCGCGCTCGTTCTTACGCTGGTCGCGTTGAAGGCCTACACCAAAGCCTCGCCCGCGGCGCTGGCGCAGATCATCCGGCGGGGCGGCGGCTTCGCGCTCATGGCGCTCGGCGGGCTGCTACTGCTGCGCGGGCGGCTCGACCTCGGGCTGGCGCTCGGAGGGTTCGGCTTCTGGCTGATGGGTTTTTCGGTCCCCCGGGGATTGCGTAACGCTGGGGCAGGGGGCGCTGGCGTATCCCGCGTCCGTTCCGCGATGATCGAGATGGAGCTCGATCACTCCACCGGCGCGATCAGCGGAGTCATCCTTGCGGGAAAGGATGAGGGGAAACGTCTTTCTTCTCTCGCCCGTCCCGCGCTCCTCGAACTTTACGCGATCTGCCAGCGGGACGATCCCGACGGAGCGCGCCTGCTAGAGGCGTATCTGGATCGCCGCTTTCCCGGATGGCGTGCGGCAGGCGATGCGAACCAGAACGCGGGGGGCTTCGGCGCGGGCGAGGCGCGCGCTCGCCGAGCGGGCACGATTTCCGAGGACGAAGCCTATGAAATCCTCGGGCTGAAAAAAGGCGCGGCGGCCGACGAAATCGCGCGGGCGCACCGCGATCTGATGAAGAAATTTCATCCAGACCTTGGCGGGACGACGGCTCTGGCGGCCCGGGTGAATGAAGCCAAGGATGTCCTGATGCGGCGACATCATTGA
- a CDS encoding DUF2478 domain-containing protein: MIRNELPPTPIAALPAQDSENVQSLMRRFAEELAAAGVRIAGVTQTRVADPDGKTRIMLRDLSCGAHYPISQDLGRGSVACNLDTGELAMACAAVERAARAGADLIVISKFAKQEASRGGLCDAFRAAMTARIPVIAAVSPHFREEWSVFAGPLAEDVAPDREALSRWWTRVRNPN, from the coding sequence GTGATCCGCAACGAGCTTCCTCCCACGCCCATCGCCGCCTTGCCGGCGCAAGACAGCGAAAATGTGCAAAGTCTCATGCGCCGATTCGCGGAAGAGCTGGCCGCGGCCGGCGTGCGTATCGCGGGGGTGACGCAGACGCGCGTCGCCGACCCGGATGGAAAGACGCGCATCATGCTGCGCGATCTGTCCTGCGGCGCGCATTATCCGATCTCGCAGGATCTCGGCCGCGGCTCGGTCGCTTGCAATCTCGACACGGGCGAACTCGCCATGGCCTGCGCCGCCGTGGAGCGCGCCGCGCGCGCAGGCGCCGACCTGATCGTGATCAGTAAATTCGCAAAGCAGGAGGCGAGCCGCGGCGGCCTTTGCGACGCCTTCCGCGCCGCCATGACCGCGCGCATTCCGGTGATCGCGGCGGTGTCGCCGCATTTCCGCGAGGAGTGGAGCGTCTTTGCGGGCCCGCTCGCCGAGGATGTCGCGCCGGATCGCGAGGCTCTTTCCCGCTGGTGGACGCGGGTGAGAAATCCGAATTGA
- a CDS encoding transporter substrate-binding domain-containing protein has protein sequence MIARRFFLAVALAVMCALAAAQDAEAQIEIGPTLSEILKRGFVICGMTEADGFAEPLDGNEWRGFDVDICRALASAIFDDPTKVMYSALPAKERAASLQGNWVDLLASGAPWTQSRDTGQRIIYAGVSLYDGQTFLVRRQRSFASARDLSGVSVCVQRGTSYELTLADFFNVRKAPYEPRAFETFEEAAAGYEAGKCDALTADASMLYAARAKFASPADHAVLPDMLSKAPRGPVVRQGDDQWLNIVRWTLYAMINAEELQVSILNADLALKSENPDIRRLVGVDGDLGAGLGLAKNWAFRIIKHIGNYGDMFDRNLGPATPMAMDRRINALWSNGGLMYAPPVR, from the coding sequence ATGATCGCCCGACGCTTTTTCCTCGCCGTCGCTCTGGCGGTTATGTGCGCGCTGGCCGCCGCGCAGGATGCGGAGGCGCAAATCGAGATTGGTCCGACGCTCAGTGAAATCCTCAAACGCGGCTTTGTCATCTGCGGCATGACCGAAGCGGACGGCTTCGCCGAGCCGCTCGACGGAAACGAATGGCGCGGATTCGACGTCGATATTTGCCGCGCCCTTGCCTCGGCGATTTTCGACGATCCGACAAAAGTGATGTATTCGGCGCTCCCGGCGAAGGAGCGCGCTGCGTCGTTACAGGGCAATTGGGTTGATCTTCTTGCCAGCGGCGCGCCCTGGACGCAGTCGCGAGACACCGGCCAGCGCATCATCTATGCGGGGGTCTCATTATATGACGGCCAGACCTTTCTGGTGCGGCGGCAGCGCAGCTTCGCCTCGGCGCGGGACCTATCGGGCGTCTCGGTCTGCGTGCAGCGTGGCACGTCCTATGAGCTGACGCTCGCCGATTTCTTCAATGTGCGCAAGGCTCCCTATGAGCCGCGCGCCTTCGAGACCTTCGAGGAGGCGGCCGCCGGCTATGAGGCCGGGAAGTGCGACGCGCTGACGGCCGACGCCTCCATGCTCTATGCGGCGCGCGCGAAATTCGCCTCGCCGGCCGACCACGCCGTCCTGCCGGACATGCTGTCGAAGGCGCCGCGCGGGCCTGTCGTGCGGCAAGGCGACGACCAATGGCTCAACATCGTGCGCTGGACGCTCTACGCCATGATCAACGCGGAGGAGCTGCAGGTTTCGATCCTCAACGCCGATCTCGCGCTGAAGTCGGAAAATCCCGACATTCGCCGGCTGGTGGGGGTGGACGGAGATCTCGGGGCGGGTCTCGGTCTCGCGAAGAACTGGGCCTTTCGGATCATCAAGCACATCGGCAATTACGGCGACATGTTCGATCGCAATCTGGGGCCGGCGACCCCTATGGCGATGGACCGGCGGATCAACGCCCTGTGGAGCAACGGCGGGCTGATGTATGCGCCGCCAGTCCGGTGA
- the metC gene encoding cystathionine beta-lyase: protein MSTDNRKKRRKMRMDTLVTQAGRAPFDHFGFVNPPIYRGSTVLFPTLADLEALRQPYTYGTKGTPTTRALEDAWSEIAGAADTVLVPSGLAAIALALLTATHAGAHVLVVDSAYQPTRSFCDGFLKRFGVTTEYYDPRIGAEIAALIRPETTAVLLESPGSQSMEIQDVPAIAAAARERGACVIIDNTWATPLYFPPHERGCDLAIEAGTKYLSGHSDLLLGLISANAKWAKRLRATFNMFAMGAGPDDASLALRGLRTMALRLREQERAALEIARWLSARPEVSRVLHPALPDHPGHALWKRDFSGASGVFSVILKPVSKQAVAAFVDGLELFGIGFSWGGYESLVIPFDCSSYRTATRWVAEGPALRFSIGLEDVADLEEDLEAGFARLNA from the coding sequence ATGAGCACTGATAATCGGAAAAAGCGGCGGAAAATGCGCATGGACACATTGGTGACCCAGGCCGGCCGCGCGCCATTCGATCATTTCGGCTTCGTCAATCCGCCGATCTATCGCGGCTCCACGGTGCTTTTCCCCACGCTCGCCGATCTCGAAGCGCTGCGGCAGCCCTACACCTACGGCACCAAGGGCACGCCAACGACGCGCGCGCTGGAGGACGCCTGGAGCGAAATCGCCGGCGCTGCGGACACAGTGCTGGTCCCCTCCGGCCTTGCGGCCATCGCCCTCGCCTTGCTCACTGCGACGCACGCCGGCGCCCACGTACTTGTCGTCGATTCGGCCTATCAGCCGACACGGAGTTTCTGTGACGGTTTTCTGAAGCGCTTCGGGGTAACGACGGAATATTACGATCCGCGGATCGGCGCCGAAATCGCCGCGCTGATAAGGCCCGAGACGACGGCGGTGCTGCTCGAATCGCCCGGCTCGCAGAGCATGGAGATACAGGACGTTCCCGCCATCGCCGCGGCGGCGCGGGAGAGAGGCGCTTGCGTCATCATCGACAATACCTGGGCGACGCCGCTTTACTTCCCGCCGCACGAACGCGGCTGCGATCTCGCAATCGAGGCCGGAACCAAATATCTCTCCGGTCATTCAGACTTGCTGCTCGGCCTCATTTCCGCAAACGCCAAATGGGCGAAGCGTCTGCGCGCAACCTTCAACATGTTCGCAATGGGCGCCGGGCCTGACGACGCCTCGCTCGCTCTGCGCGGTTTGCGCACCATGGCGCTGCGCTTGCGCGAACAGGAGCGAGCGGCGCTCGAAATCGCCCGCTGGCTTTCGGCGCGTCCGGAGGTGTCCCGCGTGCTGCACCCCGCCCTGCCCGACCATCCGGGCCACGCCCTCTGGAAGCGCGATTTCTCGGGCGCCTCGGGCGTGTTTTCGGTCATTCTGAAACCTGTGTCGAAACAGGCCGTCGCCGCCTTTGTCGACGGACTCGAGCTCTTCGGAATCGGCTTTTCCTGGGGCGGCTACGAGAGCCTCGTGATCCCCTTCGACTGCTCGTCCTATCGCACGGCGACCCGCTGGGTTGCGGAAGGCCCCGCCCTGCGTTTTTCGATCGGGCTGGAGGATGTCGCGGATCTCGAGGAGGATCTGGAAGCGGGCTTTGCGCGCCTAAACGCCTAA
- a CDS encoding NUDIX hydrolase, with product MKAAKKAPKARKKADGAATRVQYAALPWRISEEEGVEILLATSRDTKRWVIPKGWPMKGRKPHIAAAIEATQEAGLHGKIEKTKLGDYEYDKRMKGGASVTCRVEVFSLRVERQRKKWPEKGQRVTHWFPYRIAAEQVDELQLREIILAFGAALKA from the coding sequence ATGAAGGCTGCCAAAAAGGCGCCGAAGGCCAGGAAGAAAGCTGACGGCGCCGCGACCCGGGTTCAATATGCGGCCCTGCCATGGCGCATTAGCGAGGAGGAGGGCGTCGAGATCCTTCTCGCAACCTCGCGCGACACGAAGCGCTGGGTGATCCCCAAGGGCTGGCCGATGAAGGGCCGCAAGCCCCATATCGCCGCCGCCATCGAGGCCACGCAGGAAGCGGGTCTGCACGGCAAGATCGAGAAGACCAAGCTCGGCGACTACGAGTATGACAAGCGCATGAAAGGCGGCGCTTCCGTCACCTGTCGCGTGGAGGTGTTTTCCCTGCGTGTCGAGCGTCAGCGCAAGAAATGGCCGGAAAAGGGCCAGCGCGTCACGCACTGGTTTCCCTACAGGATCGCCGCCGAACAGGTGGACGAGCTGCAATTGCGCGAGATCATCCTGGCTTTCGGCGCGGCGCTGAAGGCTTAG
- a CDS encoding inorganic phosphate transporter translates to MADSAFLLYGLIAVALAFDFLNGLHDAANSIATIVSTRVLRPQYAVFWAAAFNFIAFLFFGLHVAQTIGTGIISPEIIDDKVIFGALMGAIVWNLVTWALGIPSSSSHALVGGLVGAGVAKIGTGAIVWSGLLKTGSAIVLSPALGFVLALMLVLAVSWIFVRRSPAAVDRLFRTLQFVSASLYSLGHGGNDAQKTMGIIAVLLYSHGVYGGEFHVPFWVVLTCQAAMGLGTLFGGWRIVHTMGSKITRLTPMQGFCAETGGAITLFLATGFGIPVSTTHTITGAIVGVGAARRASAVRWNIAKDIVVAWIITMPMAAFIAAMFYTLARLAG, encoded by the coding sequence GTGGCCGATTCCGCGTTCCTTCTTTATGGCCTCATCGCCGTGGCGCTGGCTTTCGACTTCCTCAATGGTCTGCACGACGCCGCCAACTCCATCGCCACGATCGTATCGACGCGCGTGCTGCGCCCGCAATATGCGGTCTTCTGGGCGGCGGCGTTCAATTTCATCGCCTTCCTTTTCTTTGGCCTGCATGTTGCGCAGACCATCGGCACCGGCATCATCTCGCCGGAAATCATTGACGACAAAGTGATCTTCGGCGCGCTGATGGGCGCCATCGTCTGGAATCTCGTCACCTGGGCGCTGGGCATTCCGTCGTCGAGTTCGCATGCGCTCGTCGGCGGCCTCGTCGGCGCCGGCGTGGCCAAGATCGGAACCGGAGCCATCGTCTGGAGCGGCCTGTTGAAGACCGGCTCCGCAATTGTGCTCTCCCCGGCGCTGGGTTTCGTGCTGGCGCTCATGCTGGTGCTGGCGGTGTCGTGGATTTTCGTGCGCAGGAGTCCTGCCGCGGTCGACAGGCTTTTCCGCACATTGCAATTTGTTTCTGCTTCGCTTTACTCCCTCGGCCATGGCGGCAATGATGCGCAGAAGACGATGGGCATCATTGCGGTGCTGCTTTACTCGCATGGCGTCTATGGCGGCGAGTTTCATGTGCCCTTCTGGGTGGTGCTGACCTGTCAGGCCGCGATGGGCCTTGGCACCCTCTTCGGCGGCTGGCGGATCGTCCACACCATGGGCTCGAAGATCACGCGACTCACGCCCATGCAGGGCTTCTGCGCCGAGACGGGCGGGGCGATCACCCTGTTTCTGGCTACGGGTTTCGGCATTCCGGTTTCGACGACGCATACGATCACCGGCGCCATAGTCGGCGTCGGGGCCGCAAGACGGGCGTCGGCCGTTCGCTGGAACATCGCCAAGGATATTGTCGTCGCATGGATCATCACCATGCCGATGGCGGCCTTCATCGCGGCAATGTTTTACACGTTGGCGAGGCTAGCCGGATGA